A genomic stretch from uncultured Pseudodesulfovibrio sp. includes:
- a CDS encoding ABC transporter substrate-binding protein, producing the protein MPTVFGLTCANASPYKAPEKIKAVMVGDRLVDVALSLGVVAEGMSVRASMWPKAGEIKVASQLLGCPNSVTVKHPEAIANFMKERGITRLILEKSLKFCLYKKQVNPVKVADLVKDVPGITIEYVDFSGGVVSGIAQVATLFGKQERGRHVAAAYEKAMKKVEVSLAEQQLGKRVLVLNGNYAASGKTFIRVEAPGGYTDQYILNPLGCENVAGVMITDTMKVSKGHVPGGRLGWLAEVQPDVIVATGNGFAVQLALHKALKKNPALADVPAIKNGAVYSLPFYGDSSVIEYPQIFKQWGTALGQ; encoded by the coding sequence ATGCCCACCGTTTTTGGCCTGACTTGCGCCAACGCCAGCCCTTACAAAGCACCGGAGAAAATCAAGGCGGTCATGGTCGGTGATCGACTGGTCGATGTCGCGCTGAGTCTCGGTGTTGTTGCAGAGGGGATGTCAGTGCGTGCATCCATGTGGCCCAAGGCCGGTGAGATCAAAGTGGCTTCCCAACTATTGGGATGCCCCAACTCTGTTACCGTCAAGCATCCTGAGGCCATTGCTAACTTTATGAAGGAGCGAGGCATTACGCGTCTTATTTTGGAAAAAAGCCTCAAGTTCTGCCTGTATAAGAAGCAGGTGAATCCTGTGAAAGTGGCTGATCTGGTCAAGGATGTTCCCGGTATAACCATTGAATATGTAGACTTCAGTGGTGGCGTTGTTTCGGGTATTGCTCAGGTTGCCACATTGTTTGGCAAGCAGGAAAGGGGCCGTCATGTGGCTGCTGCGTATGAAAAGGCCATGAAGAAGGTCGAGGTTTCTCTCGCCGAGCAGCAGCTTGGTAAACGGGTTCTCGTGCTCAACGGAAACTATGCCGCATCAGGTAAAACCTTTATTCGTGTAGAGGCTCCGGGGGGCTATACCGACCAGTATATTTTGAATCCGTTGGGGTGCGAAAATGTTGCGGGTGTCATGATTACCGACACAATGAAGGTGAGCAAGGGCCATGTTCCGGGCGGTCGTCTTGGCTGGTTGGCAGAAGTACAACCCGACGTGATTGTTGCTACGGGGAACGGATTCGCCGTACAGTTGGCTTTGCATAAAGCCTTGAAAAAGAATCCGGCCTTGGCAGATGTTCCGGCCATCAAGAATGGCGCGGTGTACTCTTTGCCTTTCTATGGAGATTCCAGCGTCATCGAGTATCCGCAGATATTCAAGCAGTGGGGAACCGCCTTGGGGCAATAG
- a CDS encoding transporter translates to MACLTLSTGVPAVQAGPVMGGGSDSEATLKDRPDTKPVKCVGLINMSNGLVLPKGKATASIKYRYVHKDTLYDGGDAKSGNYGGKYDRLNQSVQLTAKAGLFEDFEARVMVPFWDTEVKRKAGNPPAHVDTDSVSGLGDVVVMGRYALMSQRKGDWMSLAFGAGLKLPTGDADHKNELPFSNAHTYIGPGGQLGTGSWDPKFELGATKFVDRSRFDVHFMYTIPGNGAHGSRKGKQFKYDFGYGYALNKYFDVELELNGVDQDCHIYDGELSRASGGHTVFITPGIHWKMAEKCHFSMGVPLVIFRDLNGYSATPDRNSRFGLGEEFQVVTRLAFSF, encoded by the coding sequence ATGGCGTGTTTAACTTTGAGTACCGGTGTTCCTGCTGTGCAGGCCGGTCCTGTCATGGGTGGGGGCAGTGATTCCGAGGCAACGTTGAAGGACAGGCCCGACACGAAGCCAGTGAAGTGCGTAGGGTTAATCAATATGTCCAATGGGTTGGTGCTGCCCAAAGGGAAAGCTACAGCCAGCATTAAGTACAGGTATGTCCATAAGGATACGCTGTATGATGGTGGTGATGCAAAGAGTGGGAATTATGGAGGTAAATACGATCGCCTTAACCAGAGTGTGCAGTTAACGGCTAAGGCCGGATTGTTCGAGGATTTTGAAGCCCGAGTCATGGTTCCGTTTTGGGACACAGAGGTCAAGCGCAAAGCCGGCAACCCACCTGCGCATGTGGATACAGATAGTGTAAGCGGTCTGGGCGATGTGGTTGTGATGGGGCGATACGCCCTCATGAGCCAGCGTAAGGGTGACTGGATGAGCCTTGCTTTCGGTGCGGGTTTGAAATTGCCTACAGGGGATGCGGACCATAAAAATGAGCTCCCTTTTTCCAATGCTCATACATATATCGGGCCGGGTGGTCAGCTTGGCACCGGTTCGTGGGATCCGAAGTTCGAATTGGGTGCAACCAAATTCGTGGACCGTTCACGGTTCGACGTACATTTCATGTACACCATTCCAGGTAATGGCGCGCACGGTTCCCGTAAAGGCAAGCAGTTTAAATATGACTTTGGCTACGGTTATGCCTTGAACAAGTACTTTGATGTGGAACTGGAACTGAACGGCGTCGATCAGGATTGCCATATATATGACGGTGAGCTTTCCAGGGCTTCAGGCGGTCATACTGTGTTCATTACCCCTGGTATTCATTGGAAGATGGCTGAAAAGTGCCACTTTTCTATGGGTGTGCCCTTGGTCATCTTCCGTGACCTCAACGGCTATTCCGCGACTCCTGATCGCAACAGTCGATTTGGTCTTGGCGAAGAGTTTCAGGTCGTGACCCGCCTCGCTTTCAGCTTTTAA
- a CDS encoding DUF4198 domain-containing protein has protein sequence MLHLKKRIVYSSLLFVTALSVLAVGVEIASAHSIFIQSGRHVVDEGKKTPLFFCYGHHFPVDDGVRRNKLASVKVYDPSMRETAVPLRDETGLHSYMVEYDKPGVYVLTAETNPGYYTKWIDKKGRDRNSIKPMNEVVDDASKIVKSLYSKQYAKTYVRCGSPCGVYQSHVGLPLELVPMQDPTTLKPGDSFSLKVFSNGKRYFGSGSWDATYAGYSTESEDMYHPRTKASGDTITVSLDQPGRWFIRYFIKTDATPDNSNTYLQSKQTATLVVLVPNERKQAVSTQH, from the coding sequence ATGCTTCATCTTAAAAAGAGAATTGTATATTCAAGTCTGCTGTTTGTCACAGCCCTGTCTGTTCTTGCTGTGGGGGTTGAAATCGCCTCGGCTCATTCCATATTTATTCAGTCCGGTCGCCATGTGGTTGATGAAGGTAAAAAAACGCCTTTGTTCTTTTGCTATGGGCATCACTTTCCGGTGGATGACGGCGTGCGACGGAATAAGCTGGCTTCGGTGAAAGTCTATGATCCCTCCATGCGGGAAACCGCAGTTCCGCTTCGTGATGAGACTGGTTTGCATTCATATATGGTCGAGTATGACAAGCCCGGTGTGTATGTCCTGACTGCGGAGACCAATCCCGGTTACTACACTAAGTGGATAGATAAGAAAGGACGTGATCGAAACTCTATCAAACCCATGAATGAGGTTGTGGACGACGCTTCGAAAATTGTGAAGTCTCTGTATAGTAAGCAGTATGCTAAAACGTATGTCCGTTGCGGTTCGCCGTGCGGTGTCTATCAGTCGCACGTTGGCTTGCCGCTTGAGTTGGTTCCGATGCAGGATCCCACAACACTCAAGCCGGGTGACTCGTTTTCCCTGAAGGTTTTTAGCAATGGGAAACGATATTTCGGTTCAGGAAGTTGGGATGCTACGTATGCAGGCTATTCCACCGAATCAGAAGATATGTACCATCCCAGAACCAAGGCTTCGGGCGACACCATTACAGTGTCGCTTGACCAGCCGGGCAGGTGGTTCATTCGATATTTTATCAAGACCGATGCGACGCCTGACAACAGCAATACGTATCTTCAAAGCAAACAGACGGCCACCCTTGTCGTTCTCGTACCAAATGAGCGCAAACAGGCCGTATCAACACAGCATTGA
- a CDS encoding DUF4198 domain-containing protein codes for MRKRFIPLLAAACVLTLVGSAFAHFMVVYTPEVALHEGRDLDMRILFTHPAEAGHMMDMGGIEEFYVLNQRGDSKVKKTDLKGYLKEIVWKNSEAQAPAFSAFIPKKVVRSMGDYVFVMKPGYYFEKEEDVYMQQVTKLVLNVGGMPGNWAEPVGLPCEIVPLIKPYGLWTGNVFKAQVLSAGKPVAGAEVEVEYMSHMPNMKTNSMPAESSVTYPHDSFVTQTIFTDANGYITFGIPKAGWWGFAALGVGPEKEYKGKELSQDAVIWVKAEDMK; via the coding sequence ATGAGAAAACGTTTTATTCCCCTTTTGGCAGCAGCATGCGTGCTGACTCTGGTCGGTTCTGCCTTTGCACACTTCATGGTCGTATACACTCCGGAAGTCGCCCTGCACGAAGGCCGGGATCTGGATATGCGTATATTGTTCACACATCCTGCTGAAGCCGGTCACATGATGGATATGGGAGGTATTGAGGAGTTTTATGTCCTGAACCAGCGTGGTGATTCCAAGGTGAAGAAAACCGATCTCAAGGGGTATCTGAAAGAGATCGTCTGGAAAAATTCCGAAGCACAGGCTCCGGCTTTTTCAGCCTTTATCCCCAAGAAAGTAGTGCGCTCCATGGGTGACTACGTCTTTGTCATGAAGCCTGGGTACTATTTTGAAAAAGAAGAAGATGTCTACATGCAGCAGGTAACCAAGCTGGTTCTGAATGTCGGCGGCATGCCGGGCAACTGGGCCGAGCCTGTCGGTCTGCCGTGCGAAATCGTGCCTCTTATCAAGCCTTACGGCCTGTGGACCGGCAATGTCTTCAAGGCACAGGTCCTGTCGGCTGGCAAGCCCGTTGCCGGAGCCGAGGTTGAGGTCGAGTATATGAGCCACATGCCCAATATGAAAACCAACTCCATGCCTGCAGAGTCCTCAGTGACATATCCGCATGATTCCTTTGTGACCCAGACCATCTTTACCGATGCCAACGGGTATATCACTTTCGGTATCCCCAAGGCCGGTTGGTGGGGCTTCGCTGCTCTCGGTGTTGGCCCGGAAAAGGAATACAAGGGCAAAGAACTCAGTCAGGACGCCGTCATTTGGGTTAAGGCTGAAGACATGAAATAG
- the feoB gene encoding ferrous iron transport protein B has protein sequence MASKKISVALAGQPNCGKSTVFNMLTGARQHVANYPGVTVEKKTGSFVLGDSRVELVDLPGTYSLTSYSLEERVARDFLLGDNPDVVIDVVDGSNLKRNLYLTLQLLEMEVPTLLNLNMMDVVARRGQAVDVEKLETSLGIPVVPTTAKKSDGRETLKAAVEALAHGPKGETFRIDYGPLETFIADLEALLTEDPLFSLQYPVRWFAIKLLEGDAEAMSLLKTNHPGSDRIFSSVESFRSVFAEENGNGVDRHIAFTRHAVCARIAKEVVKFPRERNRSVSDTVDKYVCHRFFGPIVLVAILVALYQVSIVFGGWLALKVWPVWGFFETVVGDVLPQAGFMDDPLLRSLGVWVVKSITAILNYLPIFFLLFALIAILEDSGYMPRMAFLLDRLFRRFGLHGQSTLPMILGGVYVGGCAIPGVMATKAIPDERARLATILIIPMMNCLAKVPLYLILIGAYFADMAGWAMFFIATVTLFMALPVAKLLSLTVLRKHDSAPFIMEMPPYHLPTISGILRRAFERIWLFMKKIVTVVAAVAVIVFALINFPGLSDDRHAHYAAMRDKALTAFVERVDATGYAGQIGVNDVTDVVLFEEALKQAKRGVTDKEKSDAINAEFQTRNPTYYAVVKRVGKDGKTLNKALKKVIKVRKKIRREMRGERFESSVLGSMGKALEPVTQWAGFNWRINIALLSAFAAKENSAATLGSIYGIDDSGQSVQESMKSGESGFTPLHALALMLFMALYPPCVPTSIMVRSQSNSTGWMLFSIGYQTVLGLFVASLVFTGGTVLGLTGWQTMWAFYGLCVAATIGMAMIPTPEEKDVAVTAATSYNKKCS, from the coding sequence ATGGCTTCCAAGAAAATATCTGTGGCTTTAGCAGGACAGCCAAACTGCGGAAAGTCAACTGTGTTCAATATGCTGACTGGTGCTCGTCAGCATGTTGCCAACTATCCCGGAGTCACCGTTGAGAAGAAGACCGGATCATTTGTCTTGGGTGATTCACGTGTGGAACTGGTTGACCTGCCCGGCACCTACAGTCTGACATCCTATTCCTTGGAAGAGCGCGTGGCGCGCGATTTCCTGTTGGGAGACAATCCTGATGTGGTTATCGACGTGGTTGACGGCTCGAATCTCAAGCGCAACCTCTATCTGACGCTCCAGCTTCTGGAAATGGAGGTCCCTACACTCCTCAATTTGAACATGATGGATGTGGTGGCGCGTCGCGGGCAGGCGGTTGATGTCGAAAAACTAGAAACCTCACTTGGCATTCCGGTTGTGCCGACCACGGCCAAGAAAAGTGATGGTCGTGAAACCCTCAAAGCGGCAGTGGAAGCATTGGCGCATGGGCCGAAGGGCGAAACTTTTCGAATTGATTATGGTCCGCTTGAAACATTCATTGCTGATCTTGAAGCGCTGTTGACAGAGGATCCTCTTTTCAGTCTTCAGTATCCCGTGCGCTGGTTTGCCATCAAATTGCTTGAAGGTGACGCTGAGGCCATGAGTCTTCTCAAGACGAATCACCCTGGCAGTGACCGGATATTTTCCAGTGTCGAGTCCTTCCGCAGCGTCTTCGCAGAAGAAAATGGCAATGGAGTGGACAGGCACATCGCATTTACCCGCCATGCCGTGTGCGCGCGTATTGCCAAGGAGGTAGTGAAATTCCCCCGTGAGCGTAATCGCAGCGTATCGGATACTGTCGATAAGTATGTCTGCCATCGTTTTTTCGGGCCGATTGTCCTGGTGGCCATTTTGGTGGCTCTGTATCAGGTTTCCATTGTCTTTGGCGGCTGGTTGGCGTTGAAGGTCTGGCCTGTGTGGGGATTTTTTGAAACTGTGGTTGGAGATGTCTTGCCGCAGGCCGGGTTCATGGATGACCCCTTGTTGCGGTCGCTGGGTGTGTGGGTTGTCAAATCCATTACGGCTATACTGAATTACCTGCCAATATTTTTCCTGTTGTTCGCACTTATCGCCATCCTTGAAGACAGCGGGTACATGCCGCGCATGGCCTTTCTGCTGGACCGGCTGTTCCGCCGCTTCGGGCTGCATGGACAGTCAACGTTGCCTATGATTCTCGGTGGTGTATATGTTGGTGGGTGCGCCATCCCCGGTGTCATGGCGACCAAGGCGATTCCTGACGAGAGGGCGCGGCTTGCGACCATTCTCATTATCCCCATGATGAACTGCCTGGCCAAAGTACCGCTTTATCTCATTCTCATCGGAGCCTATTTCGCCGATATGGCTGGGTGGGCCATGTTCTTCATTGCCACGGTCACGCTGTTCATGGCTTTGCCCGTGGCCAAGCTCCTTTCCCTGACGGTGCTCCGCAAGCATGACAGCGCTCCGTTCATTATGGAAATGCCACCGTACCATCTTCCGACCATTTCCGGCATCTTGCGTCGTGCATTTGAGCGTATATGGCTGTTCATGAAGAAAATCGTCACTGTGGTGGCGGCAGTGGCCGTAATTGTTTTCGCGCTTATCAATTTCCCGGGACTTTCTGACGATAGGCATGCCCACTATGCAGCCATGCGCGACAAAGCCCTGACGGCGTTTGTCGAACGGGTGGATGCAACAGGATATGCCGGACAGATCGGAGTCAATGATGTCACCGATGTCGTCCTGTTTGAAGAAGCCCTGAAACAGGCCAAACGAGGTGTTACGGACAAGGAGAAGTCCGATGCCATCAACGCTGAATTCCAAACCCGCAATCCGACCTATTATGCTGTTGTGAAGCGCGTGGGCAAGGATGGCAAGACGCTGAATAAGGCTCTCAAGAAGGTCATCAAGGTCCGTAAAAAAATCCGGCGTGAAATGCGTGGCGAGCGGTTTGAATCGAGCGTTCTAGGCTCCATGGGTAAGGCGCTTGAACCTGTTACCCAGTGGGCCGGTTTCAACTGGCGTATCAATATTGCGCTCTTGTCTGCCTTTGCGGCCAAGGAGAACAGCGCGGCGACACTTGGATCAATCTACGGTATCGATGATTCCGGTCAATCCGTTCAGGAGAGCATGAAGTCGGGGGAGAGTGGGTTTACCCCTCTGCATGCATTGGCCCTCATGCTTTTTATGGCCTTGTACCCGCCTTGTGTACCGACGTCGATCATGGTGCGGAGTCAGTCCAATTCCACTGGATGGATGTTGTTTTCCATCGGGTATCAGACCGTGCTGGGATTGTTTGTAGCCAGTCTTGTTTTTACCGGTGGTACTGTGCTTGGCCTGACAGGCTGGCAGACCATGTGGGCGTTTTACGGTCTTTGCGTCGCTGCGACCATAGGCATGGCAATGATCCCGACACCTGAAGAAAAGGATGTGGCTGTGACCGCAGCTACTTCATATAACAAAAAATGCTCTTAA
- a CDS encoding FeoA family protein — MTLDELIPGTRCVMVDITTDGALGQRLMDLGFYPGAEIEIVRNAPLVDPVELHLDGYHVSIRHTEARHIEVGE, encoded by the coding sequence ATGACTCTTGATGAACTGATCCCGGGAACTCGGTGCGTGATGGTGGATATCACCACTGACGGTGCTTTAGGGCAACGACTCATGGACCTCGGGTTTTATCCGGGAGCGGAGATAGAGATTGTGCGCAACGCACCGCTGGTTGATCCTGTGGAGCTGCATCTGGATGGGTATCATGTATCGATTCGACACACCGAAGCCCGACATATCGAGGTGGGCGAATAA
- a CDS encoding FeoA domain-containing protein, with the protein MFSHKTLKSIAPGETAFVVAIDAGCRARTRLESIGIIPGIEVDVLNNGHGPMLVSVGEGRVMVERGIAQKVLVA; encoded by the coding sequence ATGTTTTCTCATAAAACGCTGAAGTCAATTGCACCGGGAGAGACAGCATTTGTTGTGGCAATTGATGCAGGTTGCAGGGCAAGGACCAGACTTGAGTCAATCGGCATCATCCCTGGAATTGAGGTGGATGTTTTGAACAATGGCCATGGTCCGATGCTTGTTTCCGTGGGAGAGGGGCGTGTTATGGTTGAGCGTGGGATAGCACAAAAGGTCCTGGTGGCCTGA
- a CDS encoding transcriptional repressor, with amino-acid sequence MQSSKMQEALKSFKKYLASNALKLTQQRLLILKVFMSEDGEINSENLLKAVQDIDPAVSRSTVYRTIKHFHHAGIARCIHHRDGSSHYEPTGDHNCHMVCERCGTTTPILNPYMDCLQQETARQQGFTLSHYRTTLYGLCGQCRAALHSAKSATCRHTDNQD; translated from the coding sequence ATGCAAAGTTCAAAAATGCAGGAAGCACTCAAATCGTTCAAAAAATATCTAGCATCCAACGCGCTTAAACTGACTCAGCAGCGACTTCTGATTCTCAAAGTTTTCATGAGTGAAGATGGTGAAATCAACTCGGAAAATCTTTTAAAAGCGGTTCAGGACATCGACCCTGCGGTGAGTCGCTCCACAGTATACCGGACAATCAAGCATTTTCATCATGCAGGCATTGCCCGCTGCATTCATCATAGGGACGGGTCCAGCCATTATGAACCAACAGGCGATCACAACTGCCATATGGTCTGTGAAAGATGCGGCACCACGACCCCCATCCTTAACCCATACATGGACTGCCTGCAGCAGGAGACAGCCCGTCAACAGGGGTTCACCCTTTCTCATTATCGAACGACGCTCTATGGACTGTGCGGGCAGTGCCGTGCCGCCCTGCATTCTGCAAAATCCGCAACGTGTCGACACACTGACAACCAGGATTAA
- a CDS encoding RNA-binding protein: MSKNLYVGNLSWTSTEDEVRAAFEAYGEVTSVKLIEDRETGRPRGFGFVEMDDNGAREAIAALDGKDFGGRNIKVNEAKAREERPRW; this comes from the coding sequence ATGTCTAAGAATCTTTATGTCGGCAACCTGTCCTGGACCTCTACTGAAGACGAAGTACGCGCAGCTTTTGAAGCATACGGTGAAGTTACTTCTGTCAAACTGATTGAGGACCGTGAAACCGGCCGCCCCCGTGGTTTCGGTTTCGTTGAAATGGACGACAACGGTGCTCGCGAAGCTATCGCAGCACTGGACGGCAAAGACTTTGGTGGTCGTAACATCAAGGTCAACGAAGCTAAGGCTCGCGAAGAACGCCCCCGCTGGTAG
- a CDS encoding DUF1611 domain-containing protein, with protein MTNKELAVVYCEGFFGKMDGKTANGLTRYSDKYEIAGIVDSTKANLDAGEVLDDKVNGIRIFKNIQDALKGKGDRVKTFIYGMAPLSGAFSAEDRAVMYYAMERNLDIVNGLHDFLTDDKAFVQKAAECNIRLLDIRKQQKGIERRVFTGNINTVECPKIAILGTDSAVGKRTTSVILTKALQALGLNAVMIATGQTGVIQGAEFGVPLDSLKEQFISGEMEKAVVEAWETKKPDIIIIEGQGSLSHPAYLSSCFIIRGGHPEAIIVQHPPKRDTLGDYPDIKMPRLKDEIELIEVFAQAPVIGIAINHEDMTDTDVQETIEAYQKQFEIPATDVLKFGCDSLITNILCTFPQLQAKLV; from the coding sequence ATGACAAACAAAGAACTTGCAGTTGTATACTGTGAAGGTTTCTTTGGCAAAATGGACGGAAAAACAGCCAATGGTTTGACTCGTTATTCAGACAAGTATGAAATCGCAGGCATCGTCGATAGCACTAAGGCCAACTTGGATGCTGGGGAGGTGCTTGATGATAAAGTCAATGGAATCAGAATTTTCAAAAATATTCAGGACGCCCTCAAGGGGAAAGGCGACCGGGTAAAAACCTTCATATATGGAATGGCTCCCTTATCTGGTGCTTTCTCCGCGGAAGACCGCGCTGTGATGTACTATGCGATGGAAAGGAACCTCGACATCGTCAATGGACTTCATGATTTTTTAACCGACGACAAAGCCTTCGTCCAAAAAGCTGCAGAGTGCAATATCCGGCTGCTTGACATTAGAAAACAGCAAAAGGGCATAGAACGCCGTGTATTCACAGGCAATATCAATACTGTTGAATGCCCAAAGATTGCCATTCTCGGAACGGATAGCGCCGTAGGGAAACGAACAACCTCAGTCATCTTGACAAAGGCACTTCAGGCACTCGGATTGAACGCAGTAATGATTGCGACTGGACAGACAGGCGTTATCCAGGGAGCCGAGTTCGGTGTCCCACTCGATTCTCTGAAAGAACAGTTCATTTCAGGAGAAATGGAAAAGGCTGTTGTCGAAGCATGGGAGACAAAAAAACCGGATATCATCATTATTGAAGGCCAGGGATCACTCAGCCATCCAGCCTACCTGAGTTCGTGCTTCATTATCCGAGGAGGACACCCGGAAGCGATCATTGTCCAACACCCACCCAAGCGAGATACTCTTGGAGACTATCCTGATATTAAAATGCCTCGTCTGAAAGATGAAATCGAACTCATCGAAGTCTTTGCACAAGCCCCTGTCATCGGCATAGCCATCAACCATGAAGACATGACTGATACCGATGTTCAGGAAACAATTGAAGCATATCAAAAACAATTTGAGATACCTGCGACCGATGTCCTCAAATTCGGTTGTGATTCTCTTATTACCAATATCTTATGCACATTCCCCCAGCTTCAAGCCAAGTTGGTTTGA
- a CDS encoding alanine/ornithine racemase family PLP-dependent enzyme: MFGAKSIDITAVTKSFLGEPTLANCFVSAGISSLGDSRIENIIRMKKAHVQARFILIRTPSASEIHEVVTYADASFNTELSVIAELSKEAIAQNKIHDILLMVEMGDLREGILRQDLGKTIEAALRMTGVRLIGLGTNLACLNGVKPSKTNMNIFAGLADTYENRFGIDFQMISGGNSANVDWMLESERADRVNSIRLGESILLGRETLARKHIEGLHLDAISLVAEVIESKIKPSLPEGETGLDAFGNIPSHEDKGEILRSIVALGKQDVHVTGLLPMIDVDILGSSSDHIILDATRASLQVGDRVRFSVDYAAFLSAMTSPFVGCAFT, from the coding sequence ATGTTTGGCGCGAAAAGCATCGACATTACAGCCGTCACTAAAAGTTTTCTTGGAGAACCGACACTTGCCAACTGTTTTGTTTCCGCCGGCATTTCGTCTCTCGGAGATTCTCGGATTGAAAACATAATCCGCATGAAAAAGGCGCACGTTCAAGCACGATTCATTCTGATCAGGACACCCTCTGCCAGTGAAATCCATGAGGTCGTCACATATGCTGACGCAAGTTTCAATACAGAGTTATCCGTTATTGCTGAACTTTCCAAAGAAGCTATCGCCCAAAACAAAATTCATGACATCCTTCTCATGGTAGAAATGGGAGATCTTCGAGAGGGAATACTCCGTCAGGACCTCGGCAAAACAATTGAAGCAGCGCTCAGAATGACCGGAGTCCGCCTTATTGGCTTGGGGACAAACCTAGCATGCCTGAATGGGGTCAAACCTTCAAAAACAAACATGAATATTTTCGCAGGTCTAGCAGATACGTATGAAAATAGATTCGGCATCGACTTTCAGATGATTTCTGGCGGAAATTCGGCAAATGTTGACTGGATGCTTGAAAGTGAGCGTGCTGACAGAGTGAACAGCATACGACTGGGAGAATCCATCCTCCTGGGAAGAGAAACCCTTGCAAGAAAACACATTGAGGGTCTTCACCTTGATGCAATTTCTCTGGTCGCGGAAGTCATCGAATCCAAGATCAAGCCGTCACTCCCAGAAGGAGAAACAGGCCTGGATGCCTTTGGCAACATTCCATCTCATGAAGACAAGGGGGAAATACTAAGATCCATTGTCGCACTGGGAAAACAGGATGTTCATGTGACAGGGCTTCTCCCGATGATAGATGTCGACATTCTGGGATCAAGCAGTGACCACATCATACTTGATGCCACAAGAGCCTCCTTGCAGGTGGGTGATCGGGTCCGATTCAGTGTGGACTATGCGGCATTCCTGTCAGCGATGACTTCTCCATTTGTCGGCTGTGCATTTACATAA
- a CDS encoding manganese efflux pump MntP family protein: MGSIELITIAIALAMDAFAVAIATGVSLKCVSPRQTFRLAWHFGLFQALMPILGWFMGGTVSSYIEAYDHWIAFGLLAYIGYKMIREAFEDEEACQSDPTKGMSLVVLSIATSIDALAVGFSLSMLGISVWWPSLVIGIVATLFTIVGLQFGKTAAKAHSIGKYAELVGGTVLICIGFKILWDHGAIAI; the protein is encoded by the coding sequence ATGGGAAGCATAGAACTCATCACCATTGCCATTGCCCTCGCCATGGATGCCTTTGCTGTTGCCATAGCGACAGGCGTTTCACTAAAATGTGTCAGTCCTCGGCAGACTTTTCGACTGGCATGGCACTTTGGGCTGTTCCAGGCACTCATGCCCATACTCGGGTGGTTTATGGGCGGGACGGTCAGCTCGTACATTGAAGCATATGACCATTGGATCGCTTTCGGCCTGCTCGCCTACATCGGCTACAAGATGATCCGGGAAGCCTTTGAAGATGAAGAAGCATGTCAGAGCGACCCCACCAAGGGGATGTCTTTAGTCGTGCTTTCCATTGCCACCAGCATCGATGCTCTCGCCGTTGGCTTCAGCCTGTCCATGCTGGGCATTTCCGTATGGTGGCCATCACTGGTCATAGGTATTGTCGCAACGCTCTTTACCATTGTAGGGCTCCAGTTCGGGAAGACTGCGGCAAAAGCGCACAGTATCGGCAAGTACGCCGAATTGGTTGGAGGCACTGTGCTTATATGCATAGGCTTCAAGATCCTGTGGGACCATGGTGCCATTGCGATATAA